One stretch of Streptomyces sp. A2-16 DNA includes these proteins:
- a CDS encoding ATP-grasp domain-containing protein has product MSTTSAESAVSAVSAVSAVSAVSAASAASAAPAAARTDAPRPVAVVVDGYSAGNFYPAAFAAYGTAVVHVQSTPELIPAMAPPDLSAYDDTVVVTDEAELVDVLRALDPVCVIAGQESSVPLADRLSEAVGVPSNGSAQSPARRDKYEMTETLRRAGVRCVSQFKTDDPDAAVNWAEGQGTYPVVVKPLSSAASDGVVVCAGPDEVRTAARAVLDAPNMFGIANTEILVQSYLKGTEYIVDTVSCGGERYVCGVWEYEKTLLPSGKNIYNRDLLADPDTDPVVAELTAYVDEVLAALGVAWGPAHAEVIVTDEGPVLVEIGTRLNGNISAPFHDVCLGHNQAALTAQAYRRPEEFRARYGGRTYARLQPAVVYNTPTELDGVVESVDGTAVAEIRSLESVFSATVKLAPGARITPTVDLLTTPLRVYLTAPDETALTADYEKVRSLKDAVYVVA; this is encoded by the coding sequence ATGAGCACCACGTCCGCCGAGTCCGCCGTATCCGCCGTATCCGCGGTATCCGCCGTATCCGCGGTATCCGCCGCATCTGCAGCGTCCGCTGCGCCTGCCGCGGCCCGTACGGATGCCCCGCGCCCCGTCGCCGTCGTCGTGGACGGCTACTCCGCCGGCAACTTCTACCCGGCCGCCTTCGCCGCGTACGGCACGGCCGTCGTCCACGTCCAGAGCACCCCGGAGCTGATCCCGGCGATGGCCCCGCCGGATCTCAGCGCGTACGACGACACCGTGGTCGTCACCGACGAGGCCGAACTCGTCGACGTACTGCGCGCTCTCGACCCGGTGTGCGTGATCGCCGGCCAGGAGTCGTCCGTGCCGCTCGCCGACCGGCTCAGCGAGGCCGTCGGTGTCCCCTCCAACGGGTCGGCGCAGTCCCCGGCCCGCCGGGACAAGTACGAGATGACCGAGACACTGCGGCGGGCCGGGGTGCGGTGCGTGTCGCAGTTCAAGACCGACGACCCGGACGCCGCGGTGAACTGGGCCGAGGGCCAGGGCACTTACCCGGTGGTCGTCAAGCCGCTCAGCTCGGCCGCCTCCGACGGCGTCGTCGTGTGCGCCGGCCCCGACGAGGTCCGTACCGCCGCCCGAGCCGTCCTCGACGCCCCCAACATGTTCGGCATCGCCAACACCGAGATCCTCGTGCAGTCCTACCTCAAGGGCACCGAGTACATCGTCGACACCGTCAGCTGCGGCGGCGAGCGCTATGTGTGCGGGGTCTGGGAGTACGAGAAGACACTGCTGCCCTCCGGCAAGAACATCTACAACCGCGACCTGCTCGCCGACCCGGACACCGACCCGGTCGTCGCCGAACTCACCGCGTACGTCGACGAGGTCCTCGCCGCTCTCGGCGTCGCCTGGGGACCGGCCCACGCCGAGGTCATCGTCACCGACGAGGGCCCCGTCCTGGTCGAGATCGGCACCCGCCTCAACGGCAACATCAGCGCCCCCTTCCACGACGTGTGCCTGGGCCACAACCAGGCGGCGCTCACCGCACAGGCGTACAGGAGGCCCGAGGAGTTCCGCGCGCGCTACGGCGGCCGGACGTACGCCAGGCTCCAGCCGGCCGTCGTCTACAACACCCCGACCGAGCTCGACGGGGTCGTGGAGTCCGTCGACGGGACGGCGGTGGCGGAGATCCGCTCCCTGGAGAGCGTCTTCTCCGCGACGGTCAAGCTCGCGCCCGGCGCCCGAATCACCCCCACGGTCGACCTGCTCACCACCCCTCTCCGGGTGTACCTCACGGCCCCGGACGAGACGGCGCTGACGGCCGACTACGAGAAGGTCCGCTCGCTGAAGGACGCGGTGTACGTCGTCGCCTGA
- a CDS encoding LLM class flavin-dependent oxidoreductase, translating into MHSRIGLFLSPVHETGQDPNLAIRRNLDLVEYVDDLNFDEAWFGEHHTLGWGLVGAPETLIAAASQRTRQIKLAHGVVPLSGHHPFHVASRAVHLDHLTRGRYILGVGPGVPFDAKMFGLEQPVQRRRLEEALPTVLELVNGDERITQQTDWFDLREAKLQLPRFSPQGIEVAVATSGTSQSSPRLIGQYGLSMTSFALPFALLTPGAPAHINLAHQWKYAEEAAAEHGQTLDRDKWRIALPVHVAETREEAYADVREGYDRWLFEYFGKAAGREVLSPDVPRERALEARVEAGGALVGSVDDVVAGIEQLQEITGGFGTLLVYVADWTSWEKTNRSMELLARYVSPRLTGSAARPQEAVDFAIASRNR; encoded by the coding sequence GTGCACAGCCGTATCGGTCTGTTCCTGTCCCCCGTCCACGAGACCGGCCAGGACCCGAACCTGGCGATACGCCGGAACCTGGACCTCGTCGAGTACGTCGACGACCTCAACTTCGACGAGGCGTGGTTCGGTGAGCACCACACGCTGGGCTGGGGCCTGGTCGGGGCGCCCGAGACCCTGATCGCCGCCGCCTCGCAGCGCACCCGCCAGATCAAGCTGGCCCACGGCGTCGTACCCCTGTCCGGCCACCACCCCTTCCACGTGGCCAGCCGGGCCGTCCACCTCGACCATCTGACCCGCGGCCGGTACATCCTGGGCGTCGGTCCCGGCGTGCCCTTCGACGCCAAGATGTTCGGCCTGGAGCAGCCGGTGCAGCGCCGCCGCCTGGAGGAGGCCCTGCCCACCGTCCTGGAACTCGTCAACGGCGACGAGCGGATCACCCAGCAGACCGACTGGTTCGACCTGCGCGAGGCCAAGCTCCAGCTGCCGCGGTTCAGCCCGCAGGGCATCGAGGTGGCCGTGGCGACCTCCGGCACCTCGCAGTCCAGCCCGCGCCTGATCGGCCAGTACGGGCTCAGCATGACCTCCTTCGCCCTGCCCTTCGCCCTGCTGACGCCGGGCGCCCCCGCGCACATCAATCTGGCCCACCAGTGGAAGTACGCGGAGGAGGCGGCCGCCGAGCACGGACAGACCCTGGACCGCGACAAGTGGCGCATCGCCCTGCCGGTGCACGTGGCCGAGACCCGCGAGGAGGCGTACGCGGACGTCCGCGAGGGCTACGACCGCTGGCTTTTCGAGTACTTCGGCAAGGCGGCAGGACGCGAGGTGCTCAGCCCGGACGTGCCCCGCGAGCGGGCGCTGGAGGCCCGGGTCGAGGCCGGGGGAGCGCTCGTCGGCTCCGTGGACGACGTGGTCGCCGGCATCGAGCAACTGCAGGAGATCACCGGCGGTTTCGGCACCCTGCTCGTCTACGTCGCCGACTGGACGTCCTGGGAGAAGACCAACCGCAGCATGGAGCTGCTGGCCCGCTACGTCTCCCCGCGCCTCACCGGCTCCGCCGCCCGCCCGCAGGAGGCCGTGGACTTCGCGATCGCCAGCCGCAACCGCTAA
- a CDS encoding flavin reductase family protein, whose product MLEQRSFRDILGRFTTGVVLITADTADGPKGMAVNSFTSVSLTPPLVALCAADTSSTWPAIREAGHFAVTILGDRHAELCRLFSTKGADRFAGDGWSATRAGHPIPTDGLGWLDCRISTLHRAGDHELVIAEALEGALTDQAGPLVFHAGRFTALAAA is encoded by the coding sequence ATGCTGGAGCAACGCTCGTTCCGCGACATACTCGGCCGGTTCACCACGGGAGTGGTGCTGATCACGGCCGACACCGCCGACGGCCCCAAGGGCATGGCGGTCAACTCCTTCACCTCCGTCTCCCTGACCCCGCCGCTGGTCGCCCTGTGCGCCGCGGACACCTCCTCCACCTGGCCGGCGATCCGCGAGGCCGGACACTTCGCGGTGACGATCCTCGGCGATCGGCACGCCGAACTGTGCCGCCTGTTCAGCACCAAGGGCGCCGACCGCTTCGCCGGCGACGGCTGGTCGGCCACCCGGGCCGGACACCCGATCCCCACCGACGGACTCGGCTGGCTGGACTGCCGTATCAGCACGCTCCACCGGGCGGGCGACCACGAACTGGTCATCGCCGAGGCCCTGGAGGGCGCCCTGACGGACCAGGCGGGCCCCCTGGTCTTCCACGCGGGCCGCTTCACGGCACTGGCGGCGGCCTGA